DNA from Amycolatopsis sp. DSM 110486:
CAGCCGACCCCCTAACGGTGCAACGCGCGACAACTGGGAGTGAACCCCGATGTGGACCGGGAGCCCCGTCTCTACCTTCATCGGCAACCTGGCCGGGGACGGCCGGGCCAATCCCCCGCAATCAACACCTCTGGAGATCCCCACATGGACCCGGTGCAGACCCTGCACGATTTCACGCTCACCCTGCTCAGCGACCCGATGTCGCTGGCCGCCTTCGCCCAGGACCCGCAGGCCGCCCTGCAGGCCGCCGGCCTCGGCGACATCAGCGCCGCCGACGTGCACGAGGTCATGCCGCTGGTGCTCGACTACATCCCGGTCGACGACCTGGGCTCGCTCGGCAACCTCCCGCAGGCGGGCGACCTCACCGGCGTCCTCGCCGACGGCCCCGCGGGCGCCATCGAGCAGCTGCAGGCGCTCACCTCGTCGCTGGGTCTGCCCGGTGTCGACGGCCTCTCGGTCCCGGCGCTGCCGGCCGTCCCGGGTCTGCCGGCGCTGCCGGCCGTGGGCGAGCTGCCCGCCGTGGGCGACCTCCCGGTCGTGGGCGAGCTGCCCGCCGTCGGCATGCTGTCCGGCGTGACCGACCTGCAGAACACCGCCGCGGGCGTCACCGCCCTCGCGCAGGACCCGACCAGCGCCTTCGGCCTGGTCAACGACCTCTCGGGCGGCCTCGACGCCGGTGCCGTCAGTGGCGCCGTCGCGCAGGTCCAGGACGTTGCCGGCCAGGTCACCGGTGCGGTCGACGGCGGTTCGGCGCTCCACGCGAGCGACCTGCCTGTCGCCGGTGGCGCCATGGCTCCCGTGGGTGGCCTGACGAGCAACCTCGCCCAGGCCGCCGGCGGCGTCGAGGGTCACGTCAGCGACCTCGCGGGCTCCGTCACCGACCAGGTCGGCAACCTCACCAACGGCCTCGGTGCCGGCGGCCTGGACCACGCCGTGGGCGGCGTGACCAACGAGGTTCAGGGCCTCACGCACTCGGTCGTTCCGGACCTGGGCGGCGAGCGCGCCGACACCCACACCGGCACCGACGCGCACACGGGCACCGACGCCGGTCTCGGCGCGGTGCACGACACCGTCTCG
Protein-coding regions in this window:
- a CDS encoding IniB N-terminal domain-containing protein — encoded protein: MDPVQTLHDFTLTLLSDPMSLAAFAQDPQAALQAAGLGDISAADVHEVMPLVLDYIPVDDLGSLGNLPQAGDLTGVLADGPAGAIEQLQALTSSLGLPGVDGLSVPALPAVPGLPALPAVGELPAVGDLPVVGELPAVGMLSGVTDLQNTAAGVTALAQDPTSAFGLVNDLSGGLDAGAVSGAVAQVQDVAGQVTGAVDGGSALHASDLPVAGGAMAPVGGLTSNLAQAAGGVEGHVSDLAGSVTDQVGNLTNGLGAGGLDHAVGGVTNEVQGLTHSVVPDLGGERADTHTGTDAHTGTDAGLGAVHDTVSTVTDLGQHTLGIDLQAGAETSHGGGGLDLHL